The region TAAGTTTTAAAACGAATAGAGTTATGAGCAGGTTAATACGATTTTCTGTAGGCATGGTACTGTTATTGGCCGTAATGGTATCTTGTAAAGATACGGCCTTTAAAGTTTATGAAGGTAGAATTTTCGATGCCAGTATGAACGATATCGTTATTATTACCGGTACGGGTGATACTGTAACGGTAAGTACGATGAATGCCGATCCGGCAAAAGTACCCGGAGTTTTTATTAATGATTCCGTACGGGTAACCTGTTCGGATAGAAAGGTAGGTGAGGATAAAATATTAACGGCTGACTCGCTGGTTATTCTTGTACGTTCTCCGTATTATTGTATACAAGGTACCTGGCTTGAACCTAACCCGATAGATACAGCACAGATGCAGGGTTTTGTTTTAAAACAAGATGGTACGGCAGAATCGGTGAATATGGCTACTTTGGATTTCAGGAGTTGGACTCTGAAAGGCCACATGTTAATATTGCAATATACGAGTATAGGAAATAAACTTACGATAGAAGGTTCCGATACTTTGCATATTGTAAAGATCAATGCCGATTCTCTGGTTCTTTCCGCAAATAATAGAATGGTTTGGGATTTAGTCAGGAAGAAGTAATGATTATGTACCGTATTTATAATAAAAGAACCGGATTATTATAATCCGGTTCTTTTATTATAAAATGAACTTTTACAGACATTTATTTCGTTTTAGCTTCGATTTCCGGAGCGATCAGTTTATATCCTTTACCGTGGATATTGATGATTTCGATAGAGGGATCATCTTTCAGATGTTTACGAAGTTTGGTGATGTAGACATCCATACTGCGTGCGTTGAAATAATTGTCGTCAATCCAGATCGTCTTAAGGGCGAAGTTACGTTCAAGAATTTCATTTACGTGTGCGCATAACAAGCTGAGCAATTCCGATTCCTTAGTAGTAAGTTTGGTCGTTTTATCATCAATAGACAGAACTTGTTTCTGAGTATCGAATGTGAAACGTCCTATTTTGTACATAGTAACTTCTTTGCCTTTTTTGCCTTTTACGCGACGGAGAATGGCTTCAATACGGAACACGAGTTCTTCCATGCTGAACGGTTTGGTAATATAATCGTCAGCACCGATTTTGAAACCTTCCAGAATATCTTCTTTGAGTGATTTCGCCGTCAAGAAAATAATGGGCACTTCACCGTTTACAGTACGAATTTCCTGAGCCAGTGTGAAACCGTCTTTTTTCGGCATCATCACGTCCAGAACACAAAGATCATATTTGCCTTTGAGGAATGCTTTATAGCCGCTTTCTCCATCGGAGAATAAATCGGCTACATATCCTTTTGCTTGCAAATATTCTCTCAACAACATGCCAAGATTCTCATCATCTTCGCATAGTAAGATACGCAATCTTTCTTCCATAATTAGTCAGTTTTTATTAGAGGTAATGTAATTATAAATGTTGAACCGTGATTCAATTCGCTCTCCACGCGTATGTTCCCTTTCAGGTCTCTGATGATTTTGTTTACATATGCCAGACCCAGCCCGAATCCTTTTACATCGTGGCGGTTTCCGGTTGATACGCGGTAGAACTTCTCGAATATTTTTTTTAGATCTTCTTTTTTCATTCCTATGCCGTTGTCCTGTATCGATATTTCTACTTTATCCCCGATGGTACGTGTACGGATGAACAGAGATAAAGGAACATCCTCCCGGCGATATTTTACGGCGTTGTCCAGTAAATTGAAAATAACGTTGGTAAAGTGCATTTCATCTACCGAAACAATAGCATCTTCGGCCTGAAGGTCGGCATCTATTACTCCTCCGTATTTTTCTACTTTTAGTTTAAAGGTACTCATAACGCTGGTAACGAGATCGTTTACATCTACGTCATGTAATTTCATGAGTGTCTTTTGCCGGTCGAACATGGACATCTGCAACACTTTTTCCACCTGGAAACGAAGCCTTTTAGTTTCATCGTTTATCACTCCGGATATGTGCTGGAACATGGCCGGGCTTTTCGCGACAGCGGGATCGTTCAGCATCTGGGCAGCCAGCGATATGGTAGAGATAGGTGTCTTAAACTCGTGAGTCATATTATTGATAAAATCGTTCTTCATTTCAGTCAGCTTCTTTTGACGGAAAGCGACAATAATGGTGAACAAGAATGTTACCAGCAATATTAATGTAAAAGCAAATGTCGGAATCATAAATTTAACCGAACTGAAGATATAATTTTTCTTAGTAGGAAAATATACTTTCAGATAGTTAAGACGTCCCGGAGGGTCATTAGGAAATATAGCCTGTGTGAACAGATTTCCTTCTTCTTTAGGATCGAATTTTGATGTTTTATAAATGATTTTTCCGTCTTTGTCGGTAATGGCAAATTCGAAAATGATATTGATCCCGTTGTTTTCAAATTCCGATTTCAGATAGCTTTCCAGTTTTTTCGTATCCACCCTTTCCATGATAGGACGGCTACTGGCTTTACTTAAAATATTAAGAATGACTTCATTAAGTAATCCTTTTTGATAGAGGTACTGGCCTTTGAGTACCTCTTGCATATTCTTATACGTGTTGATCAGCGTATTGTCTTCTTTTTTGCTCGGGCGGATGCTGGGTCTCAGCATGATCGTACTGGTCTGTTCCCTGAAAGAGAAGTTGGCGACGGTTCCGTCTGGAGCTACAATAGAAAATTGTCTGTGTGTGGATACTACGTCTTTGGTCTGGTTGTTCTGCTCATACTCAGAGAGCAGTTTATTTTGGGTCTCTTCTATGTCTTCTGCGAGATAATGTTTCGTCTCATCCAGTTCCAGGCTCGTGGAAACGCCGTACAGACTCCGTTTTACGGCTTCTGTAAACTGCTCGTTCCGCATTTTCACCATGTTTTCCATATACATGATTTGCATGTATAATAGTCCCACAAATGTGAGGGCCATGATGATTGCCAATAACCAGATTGTCGATTTTTTCATATATCGTTTTTACTTCTTTTTGCCTTATAATTTTGTTAAATGCTTGTTATCATATGATTTACGATTTCGTAAGTTTTGAACAATTTTATATATAAACAAATCAATTATGCTTTTGTTTGCAAAATTAGTCCACTTTTTAATAATATCAGCTTTAACACTTCAGGGCAAATTTAACAAATGAATGTTTAAATGCAAAACGCCGCTATAAGAAATAACGGCGTTTTTAGTAAATTTAACAAATCTGTATTTTGAAAATCTTTTATTCTTCTTCCTGTTGTGCTTCGTAAGCTTTTAAAAGTTTATCCTGTACATCTCCCGGAACAAGTTCGTATGAGGCGTATTTCATAGTAAATGAGGAACGTCCGCCTGTGATGGAACTGAGCGCGGTGGAATAGGAAGCCATTTCCTTTAAAGGAACTTTTGCGCTTATTTTTTCAAATCCCTTTTCACTGGACATACCCATAATGATAGCTCTTCTACCTTGCAGGTCACTCATAACGTCTCCCATTTTATCGGCGGGAGTAAGCACTTCCACATCATAAATAGGTTCCAGAATCTTAGGACCGGCATTTTTGAATGCATCGCTGAAAGCGTTACGTCCGGCAAGCCTGAAAGATATTTCGTTGGAATCTACCGGGTGCATTTTACCATCGTAGATGCATACCCGCACGTCACGGGCGTAAGACCCCGTGAGCGGCCCTTGTTCCATACGGTCCATAAGTCCTTTTACGATGGCGGGAATAAACCGGGCGTCGATAGCACCTCCTACGATACAGTTACATACGACCAGTTTTCCGCCCCATTCAAGATCTAACGTTTGCGTGTCACGGACGTTCATTTTGTATTCCTGATTGTTGAAACGGTAAGAATCAGGGGCCGGCATACCTTCGTAATAAGGTTCTATGATGAGGTGTACTTCGCCAAACTGACCTGCACCGCCCGATTGTTTTTTATGACGATAATCGGCGCGCGCAGCTTTAGTGATCGTTTCCCGGTATGGAATACGGGGTTCTGCAAATTCTATAGCGATTTTTTCGTTGTTTTCGATTCTCCATTTTAATGTACGAAGATGGAATTCTCCTTGTCCCGAGACGATCGTTTGCTTCAGTTCTTTCGATTGTATTACGGTCCAGGTCGGGTCTTCCTCATGCATGCGGGTCAGTATTTCACTCAGTTTTTCCGCATCGGCTTCATTCAACGGTTTGATAGCGCGCTGATACTTCGGATCGGGGTATTTGATAAAGTCGAAACGGATCTCACAACCTTTTTCGTTCAATGTATTACCTGTACGAACGTCTTTCAGTTTAACGCTGGCACATATATCGCCTGCAACTACTTTATCTACTTTAGTACGGATTTGTCCGCATACGCAGAATAATTGTGCCATACGTTCCCGGCTGTTCCGGTTTACATTTATCAGATCGTCTCCTTCTTTGACCGTTCCTGACATTACTTTAAAATAAGATACTTCACCTATATGAGGTTCTACAGTCGTTTTAAAGCAGTACATACTCACCGGTCCGTTCGGGTCCGGAGCTATTTCCTGTCCTTCGGTATCTATGGGTTGCGGCATTTCCGATACGAAAGGTACTACATTTCCCAGAAATTCCATCATTCTGCGTACACCCATATCCCTGAGGGCACTTACACAGAATACCGGATATATGCTTCTGGTAATAAGACCTTTGCGAATGCCTTCTCTCATTTCATCTTCGGTCAGTGATCCTTGATCGAAGAATTTTTCCATCAGCGTTTCATCGTTTTCCGCTGCAGCTTCTATCAATATTTTATTTAGTTCGAGAGCTTTTTCTTTTTCGTTTTCCGGTATTTCTGAAATTGTAGGAACACCTCCGTCCGGTCCCCATGAATACATTTTCATCAAAAGGACATCTATCATTGCATTAAATGACGGCCCGCTGCTGACCGGATATTGTACCTGTACCACGCGGCTTCCGAAAGATTCGCGCATTTGCTCCATTACATTATCAAAATCGGCTTTTTCTCCGTCCAGCTGATTCATGGCGAATACGATAGGCTTGTTCAGCTTTTCTGCCGTCCGGAAGATATTTTGGGTACCTACTTCCACACCATACTGGGAATCGACAACTATGACTCCGGTATCGGTTACGTTCAGAGCCGTAATAGCGCTTCCTACAAAATCGTCAGAGCCCGGGCAGTCGATCACGTTCAGTTTTTTATTTAGGAACTCGGCATAAAATACAGTGGAAAATACAGAATATCCATACTCTTTTTCTACCGGGAAATAATCCGATACGGTATTATTGGCTTCAACGGTTCCGCGGCGTTTTATTATACCACACTCGTAAAGCATAGCTTCAGCGAGAGTGGTTTTACCCGATCCTTTACTGCCTAATAAGGCAATGTTTTTGATTTCATGTGATTCGTATACCTTCATGGGATATTAGATTTTTAATGAAACAATAAGGTTATGCTTTTTTGCAAAGCGTTCGCAAATTAAAAAATTAAATTGACAAATGCAATTAACATATATATGTTAGAAAACATTATTTGTGCGTATAATAATTGTCTATCTTTGTATCTGTTATGGCCGGAATTTATATTCATATTCCTTTTTGTAAATGTCGTTGTCTATATTGTGATTTTTATTCCAATACGGATATGTCGCTGCGTTCGGACTATCTGGATGCTTTGCTCGGAGAGTTGTCGTTGCGTTTTTCCGAGCTAAGAGGGGAACCGGTAGAAACACTCTATATCGGAGGTGGAACTCCTTCCCAGTTA is a window of Barnesiella propionica DNA encoding:
- a CDS encoding lipocalin-like domain-containing protein → MSRLIRFSVGMVLLLAVMVSCKDTAFKVYEGRIFDASMNDIVIITGTGDTVTVSTMNADPAKVPGVFINDSVRVTCSDRKVGEDKILTADSLVILVRSPYYCIQGTWLEPNPIDTAQMQGFVLKQDGTAESVNMATLDFRSWTLKGHMLILQYTSIGNKLTIEGSDTLHIVKINADSLVLSANNRMVWDLVRKK
- the rprY gene encoding response regulator transcription factor RprY, with translation MEERLRILLCEDDENLGMLLREYLQAKGYVADLFSDGESGYKAFLKGKYDLCVLDVMMPKKDGFTLAQEIRTVNGEVPIIFLTAKSLKEDILEGFKIGADDYITKPFSMEELVFRIEAILRRVKGKKGKEVTMYKIGRFTFDTQKQVLSIDDKTTKLTTKESELLSLLCAHVNEILERNFALKTIWIDDNYFNARSMDVYITKLRKHLKDDPSIEIINIHGKGYKLIAPEIEAKTK
- a CDS encoding sensor histidine kinase translates to MKKSTIWLLAIIMALTFVGLLYMQIMYMENMVKMRNEQFTEAVKRSLYGVSTSLELDETKHYLAEDIEETQNKLLSEYEQNNQTKDVVSTHRQFSIVAPDGTVANFSFREQTSTIMLRPSIRPSKKEDNTLINTYKNMQEVLKGQYLYQKGLLNEVILNILSKASSRPIMERVDTKKLESYLKSEFENNGINIIFEFAITDKDGKIIYKTSKFDPKEEGNLFTQAIFPNDPPGRLNYLKVYFPTKKNYIFSSVKFMIPTFAFTLILLVTFLFTIIVAFRQKKLTEMKNDFINNMTHEFKTPISTISLAAQMLNDPAVAKSPAMFQHISGVINDETKRLRFQVEKVLQMSMFDRQKTLMKLHDVDVNDLVTSVMSTFKLKVEKYGGVIDADLQAEDAIVSVDEMHFTNVIFNLLDNAVKYRREDVPLSLFIRTRTIGDKVEISIQDNGIGMKKEDLKKIFEKFYRVSTGNRHDVKGFGLGLAYVNKIIRDLKGNIRVESELNHGSTFIITLPLIKTD
- a CDS encoding elongation factor G: MKVYESHEIKNIALLGSKGSGKTTLAEAMLYECGIIKRRGTVEANNTVSDYFPVEKEYGYSVFSTVFYAEFLNKKLNVIDCPGSDDFVGSAITALNVTDTGVIVVDSQYGVEVGTQNIFRTAEKLNKPIVFAMNQLDGEKADFDNVMEQMRESFGSRVVQVQYPVSSGPSFNAMIDVLLMKMYSWGPDGGVPTISEIPENEKEKALELNKILIEAAAENDETLMEKFFDQGSLTEDEMREGIRKGLITRSIYPVFCVSALRDMGVRRMMEFLGNVVPFVSEMPQPIDTEGQEIAPDPNGPVSMYCFKTTVEPHIGEVSYFKVMSGTVKEGDDLINVNRNSRERMAQLFCVCGQIRTKVDKVVAGDICASVKLKDVRTGNTLNEKGCEIRFDFIKYPDPKYQRAIKPLNEADAEKLSEILTRMHEEDPTWTVIQSKELKQTIVSGQGEFHLRTLKWRIENNEKIAIEFAEPRIPYRETITKAARADYRHKKQSGGAGQFGEVHLIIEPYYEGMPAPDSYRFNNQEYKMNVRDTQTLDLEWGGKLVVCNCIVGGAIDARFIPAIVKGLMDRMEQGPLTGSYARDVRVCIYDGKMHPVDSNEISFRLAGRNAFSDAFKNAGPKILEPIYDVEVLTPADKMGDVMSDLQGRRAIIMGMSSEKGFEKISAKVPLKEMASYSTALSSITGGRSSFTMKYASYELVPGDVQDKLLKAYEAQQEEE